The window TGTCGGTGGCGCCCTGGATGTTGGAGTGCCCGCGCAGCGCGTTCATGCCGCCGTCGGCTCGCCCGATGTTGCCCAGCAGCAGTTGCATCATGGCGGCGGTGCGGATGGTCTGCGTGCCCGAGGTGTGCTGCGTCCAGCCCACCGCGTAGATGATGGTCCCGGCCTTCTTGGTGTCCCCGCCCTTGCGGATCGAGGTGAACAGGTCCCACGCCTTCTCCGCCTGGTCCTTGGGGATGCCGGTGATGCGCTCCACCATCTCCGGGGTGTAGCGGGAGTACTGCTTCTTCAGGAGCTGGTAGACGCAGCGTGGGTGCTCGAGGTTCAGGTCGTAAGCCACGTTGGGTGGCAGGGAGGGCGGCGGAGGCGGCGCGCCCGGCTTGGCCGGAGGCGCGGGCTTGGCCGCGGGCGAGGGCGCCGGCGGCTTGCCCGTCAGGCTGCCGCCTTCCTCGTAGTTCCAGGTGGACTTGTCGTAGATGTGCTTCTCCGGATTCCAGCCGGAGTAGAGGCCGTCCTCGGGCAGCTTGAAGCCGTCTTTGATGATGAGCGGCGCGTTGGTGTAGTTGACCAGGTACTCCTTATTGACCCGGTCGTGGGAGAGGGCGTAGTTGATCATGCCGCCCAGGAAAGCGATGTCGGTGCCGGCGCGGATCTGCAGGAAGAGGTCGGCGACCGCGGCGGTGCGGGTGAAGCGCGGGTCCACCACGATCATCTTGGCGTTGCGGTGGCGCTTGGCCTCGATGGGCCACTTGAAGCCGCAAGGATGGTTTTCCGCCGGGTTGCCCCCCATGACGAGGATCATGTCGGCATTCTTCATGTCGACCCAGCCGTTGGTCATCGCCCCGCGTCCGAATGTTGGTCCCAAACTTGAGACCGTGGGGCCGTGTCAAACCCTCGCCTGGTTTTCCAGGTAGCAGACCCCCAGGCTGCGCATGCTCTTGACCACCAGCCAGTTGAACTCGTTGGTGTCGGTGCAGCCGCCGGTGAAGGCGATGCCCTCGCAGCGGTTCACCGACTTGCCGTTGGCGTCCTGGGTGACGAAGGTGTCGTCGCGGGTCCTCTTGGCCAGGCGCGCGATCTCGTCGATGGCCTGCTCCCACTCGATGTCCTCCCACTTGTCGGAACCCGGCCGCCGCACCTGCGGCTTCAGCAGCCGCCGCTCGTTGACGATGTCCTGCAGCAGCGACGAGCCCTTGGGGCAGAGCGTGCCGCGATTGATGGGGTGGTCGGGATCGCCCTCCACGTGCACCACCTGCGGCACCACGTTCTTGGCCTTGTCGCCGATGGTGTGGATGATGACCCCGCAACTCACCGCGCAGTAGGGGCAGGTGCTGCGGGTCTCGGTGGTGCGCGCGATCTTCAGGGCCTGGGTCTGCGCCTGCAGCGGCGTCAGATCGAAGCCCAGCAGCGACAAGCCCGCGCCCGCGGCGAGCCCGGTCTTGAAAAAGTCACGGCGAGAGGTCGGCATAGTCATTCTCCGTGGATGCGCAGACAGGGATGGGAGGCGGCGTGAACAGAACGCGTCAGCAGAGGCGAATTGAAATCCGAAGGGGACATCGGACCTCAGCCCTGACAGCGTGGACGGCCGTGTAACACGGCAGTAACATTTGGCGCGATCGTGCCAAAAGCGGCGTAACGCTACTACCGTCTTCGAACAAAGTCAATGCCCCGCCGGCGGCTTTTTTTCACAGCCCCAGCAGATTGACGGCGATCTTGGTGAGGCCGCGGTCGTGCGCCCAAAGATCCAGGGCGGAGGCGGCGATCTCGTCCACCAGGGGCACCGCCAGGCCGTTCTGCGCCAGATCCACGCTCTTCAGATAGTGGCGGCAGGTCTCGCAGCTCTCCACTCGCAGATGCGGAAGCTCCTCGGCGCGGTAGAAGGGCAGCTTGCTCTCGTTCTCCTCGCCGCAAGCGGGACAGAGCAGCCGGCGGAACTCCCACTCCAGCAAGCAGAAGGAGCAAAGCAGCGAGCGCTTGGTGCCTTCGCCTTCCGGGCGCAGCACACCCAGTTGCGGCTTGCCGTTGCACAGCGGGCAGACCTGGCTTGCCGGCAACGGCCCGGAAGCCATCCTGGCAGCCAGATGCTCGGCGTAGGGCTGCGCGGCGGCACGGGCGAAGAAATCGAGGCAGGGATCGGTGGGCCGCCCCGCGATGTGGTCCATCAGCACCTCGCGGCACTTGCCCTCGCCGGTCGCTGCCAGTTCGCGGGCGGCTTCTTCCAATCGCCCCGGGCCGTACTGCTCCACCAACTCGAGCAGGGCGGGAAAGAACGGGAGGATGAGTTCCGGGCGGAGCTGGCTGCGCAGCGATTGCTCCGGATCGGCGGCGACCCGCGGCGAAATCTCCGCGCAGACCTTCTTCTGGAACTCCGCCACGCGGGCATAGAAGAGAAGCAGGGGCGCGGCAGCGGGCTGCTGCGAGGCCAACTCCTGCGCGCGCGCGATGCGGGCATCCCAGCCGGCGGTCATGAGGACTGCCATTGAACCACGGCGGCCGCGGTTCTGCCTACTGCCTCAGCGGATCACGAAGCGGCGAGGCGGAACGGCAGCGCGGCTCTCGGGATTGTAGTAGTCATAGAGCAGGGAGGGCGCGGAGAGGGCGTCCTCGCGGAAGCGCGGGCGGAACTTGAAGTCGAACTTGGTCCCGCCCGCCTGCGGCCACAGGTAGACGACCACGCGGTCGGGTTGGACTTCGTATTGGCTGATGCCGTTGCTCTCGCGCGCCGCCTCCAGGGAGGCGCGATCGACCTCGGCGCCGGGCGGGAGCCCGACTTCCGCCAGCAGCATGCCGTAGCCGCGGAAGCCCACGCGCTCCGCCTCCACGTGGGCGGTGATGCCGCCGTCGAGACCGGACTGGGTGGGATCGTACGTGACCTTCAGATGCAGGGCGCGGGTGTCGCCGGGCTTGAAGTTCTCCGCCGCCGTGGCGGAGGACTCCGACCAGGGAATGTACCAGGTGGCGATCATCTGCGCGTTCATCGCGGCGGCGCCCCCGGGGACCGAGATCTCCACGCGATTGCTGCCCTTGGTCAGAGTATCCGGAAGCTCGATCACGACCGGACCCACGGCCAGGCGGGCGGCGGGCAAGTGCGCCGTGCCCGCCGCGCGGCCATTCACCAGCACGATGGCGTCACGCGCCGGCGCGTTCTCTTCCCCGCCGGGAATCGCCGAGATGATGGCCTCGACCGCGTTCTGGGTGGCCTGGGTCGAGTACCACAGGCAGTAGCGGTCTTTGTGGGTGAGCAGATATTGCAGGCCGCCGGCCGCCAGCTCGCGCAGTTCGGGATCGGGCTGGCGCGTCAGCATGCGGCTGATGGCCTCGACCGCCAGCGCCGTGGTCTCCACTCGCCCGGCGAAGCCCCAACCGTAGAAAGGCGAGGTGTTGGCCTCGAGGTTCCAGTAGATGCTGGGACCTTCCCGGTGGGCGAACTGGAGCAGCAGGGCGCGGGCGTTGGCCAAGTGGTCGGCGCGGCCGTAGGTCGCGGCGGCGATGGCGTAGTTGCCCACCAGGTAGGGATCCTGCCAGGAGTCGATGCGGCGCTCCAGCCAGTCGAGGGCGGCGGAGAGCGCCTTCTCCGGCTGCTCGCGCGCCTGGCTTTGCTCCTTCTCCTTGGAAGGGGCGGGCAGGGTCTCGGCCAGCGAGCGCGCGATGTAAGCGGTGACGTTGGCGTCCTCTACCGTGGTCTCCTGCCAGTCGCCGTCGCGGGCGAGCACCCAATGCTTCGCGGTCCAGGCGCCGCTCTGCTGCTGCTGCTTGAGGAGGTAAGCGCGGGCGCTGGCGACGACGCTGCTGCCCACGTCCACGAACTCGCCGGCGGCGGCCAGGAAGCGCAGCACATAGGCGGTGAGCGCGGGATCGGATTCCTCGCGCTTCCAGTAGCGAAAGCCGCCGTCGGGAGACTGCAGGTCCACCAGCGAGAGGTAACCATCCTGGACGGCGGCACGGGCGGCTTTGGCCAGCGGAGCGCGGGGATTGTTGGGCGCAGCGGGATCGTCCTGCCCGGCCTTCTTCAGCA of the Terriglobales bacterium genome contains:
- a CDS encoding formate dehydrogenase accessory protein FdhE, whose amino-acid sequence is MTAGWDARIARAQELASQQPAAAPLLLFYARVAEFQKKVCAEISPRVAADPEQSLRSQLRPELILPFFPALLELVEQYGPGRLEEAARELAATGEGKCREVLMDHIAGRPTDPCLDFFARAAAQPYAEHLAARMASGPLPASQVCPLCNGKPQLGVLRPEGEGTKRSLLCSFCLLEWEFRRLLCPACGEENESKLPFYRAEELPHLRVESCETCRHYLKSVDLAQNGLAVPLVDEIAASALDLWAHDRGLTKIAVNLLGL
- a CDS encoding alpha-2-macroglobulin family protein — its product is PLFTPRLRQYFPETLLWRPEVVTDQRGRAHFDFTMADNITSWSMSVVATDEAGQVGIAKKELRTFQPFFLEHDPPKVLTQGDTISLPVVLRNYLDKPQTLQTEMKPESWFTLLSAPRQAVMVAPNGDASAVFTFRAAASVRQGKQRVTARNATTGDAVEREVRVHPDGEEVAQTTSHLLAGGNTAFDVAVPQAAIPGSIEGELRIYPNLVAHVFDAMHGIGQQPVGCAEQITSTAYVSLLALELLKKAGQDDPAAPNNPRAPLAKAARAAVQDGYLSLVDLQSPDGGFRYWKREESDPALTAYVLRFLAAAGEFVDVGSSVVASARAYLLKQQQQSGAWTAKHWVLARDGDWQETTVEDANVTAYIARSLAETLPAPSKEKEQSQAREQPEKALSAALDWLERRIDSWQDPYLVGNYAIAAATYGRADHLANARALLLQFAHREGPSIYWNLEANTSPFYGWGFAGRVETTALAVEAISRMLTRQPDPELRELAAGGLQYLLTHKDRYCLWYSTQATQNAVEAIISAIPGGEENAPARDAIVLVNGRAAGTAHLPAARLAVGPVVIELPDTLTKGSNRVEISVPGGAAAMNAQMIATWYIPWSESSATAAENFKPGDTRALHLKVTYDPTQSGLDGGITAHVEAERVGFRGYGMLLAEVGLPPGAEVDRASLEAARESNGISQYEVQPDRVVVYLWPQAGGTKFDFKFRPRFREDALSAPSLLYDYYNPESRAAVPPRRFVIR